A region from the Pempheris klunzingeri isolate RE-2024b chromosome 17, fPemKlu1.hap1, whole genome shotgun sequence genome encodes:
- the dhrs7b gene encoding dehydrogenase/reductase SDR family member 7B, which translates to MERVMGGGVLQLVLASAGLLLLYRILVRLRPGAALQDAVVVITGASSGLGKECARAFHAAGARLVLCGRDAARLQQVVQELTASSAGSQRQTYAPSTVIFDLADTDTVDRAAEEILKCYGQVDVLINNAGISYRGNILDTHLSVQRDVMETNYFGPIALTQALLPSMVCRRSGHIVVISSVQGKIAIPYRSAYAASKHATQAYFDCLRAEMERYGIPVTVISPGYIRTSLSVNAVTGDGSKYGVLDKTTASGWDPQDVAQAVLKAVRQRSKDVVLAGPLPSLAIYLRTLWPALFFKLMSARARKEQKPKDE; encoded by the exons ATGGAGCGTGTCATGGGAGGAGGAGTGCTTCAGCTGGTTTTAGCAAGCGCGGGGCTCTTGCTGCTTTATCGGATACTTGTTCGTCTGAGACCAGGAGCCGCTCTGCAGGACGCTGTGGTGGTCATCACAGGGGCCAGCTCTGGACTGGGGAAAG AGTGTGCACGGGCCTTCCACGCTGCAGGCGCACGGCTCGTGCTGTGTGGGCGAGATGCAGCCCGCCTGCAGCAGGTGGTCCAGGAGCTTACGGCAAGTTCAGCAGGCTCCCAGCGGCAG ACTTACGCTCCCAGCACTGTTATCTTTGACCTGGCTGACACAGACACGGtggacagagctgcagaggagatcCTGAAATGTTACGGACAAGTGGATGTCCTCATTAATAATGCTGGAATCAGTTACCGTGGCAACATACTGGATACCCACCTCTCAGTTCAGCGGGATGTTATGGAAACAAATTACTTTGGGCCCATCGCTCTTACTCAAG CTCTCCTGCCCTCGATGGTTTGCCGGCGCAGTGGCCACATCGTTGTCATTAGCAGTGTCCAGGGCAAGATAGCCATTCCTTACAGATCAGCTT ATGCTGCCTCCAAGCACGCCACCCAGGCCTACTTCGACTGCTTACGGGCCGAGATGGAGCGCTACGGGATTCCAGTGACCGTCATCAGTCCTGGGTACATCCGAACGAGTCTGTCGGTCAACGCCGTCACAGGAGACGGCTCCAAGTACGGAG TTTTGGATAAAACCACAGCTTCGGGTTGGGACCCCCAGGATGTGGCTCAGGCGGTTCTGAAGGCTGTCCGTCAGAGGAGCAAAGATGTCGTTCTGGCAGGACCTCTGCCCTCTCTGGCCATCTACCTCCGCACACTGTGGCCTGCACTCTTCTTCAAACTCATGTCCGCTCGCGCTCGCAAGGAGCAGAAACCTAAAGATGagtga